CGCGTTTTGTGATTTTTTGGAGGAAAACACGTTTTGGGGGTTTTGGCGTGAAAACGCGTTTTTGCAATTTTTGCGGGAAAACAGGTTATGGCGAGAAAACACGTTTTTGCGATTTTGGCGGGAAAACGTGTTTTTGTGTTTTAGCGGAAAATGCGTTTTTGGGGTTTTGGCGTGAAAACATGTTTTTTGTGATTTTCACATGAAAACACGTTTTTGCAAATTTGGCGTAAAAACACGTTTTTCCAATTTTGGCGGGAAAATGCTTTTGGGGGTTTGACGTGAAAAATTAGTTTTTAGGTTTTCGCGGAAAAACGCGTTTTAGTGGTTTTGTCAGTTTTCGTTTGTGACAAAATGATATTATGTTTAGGTTTGTAATTTGTGAATTACATTAAAGGCATAATAGACATTATACCATTTTGAATGAATCATCTCCATTCAAATGATCTAAATTGGTTCAGCTGGATGAACTTTAAAATTGAGCTTAAATTTCTGAAAGTCATTCGGATGATCCATCTGGATGAGTTGCATTTTTAGTAGCTAAACAAACAAAACTTTAATCTTAATCCAGATGGTAGGTCCTTACTAATTACTATAACCAATGTTTCTTAAATCGAACCTAAGTATTTGAATTATGGTTTAATATGGTTTGACTGAGTTTGAATCTGGTTCACAGATTATATAAAATGATTTATATATACAAATTTTAAAATAACTTTAGAAAATGTGATAAATAATTAGAATTAGAATAAACATCAAATATAAAACATTAAATAATTTTATTTTGTTCATCCAATTAATGGATTTTTTTAATTGTTTTAATCGTTTTTATCCGGTTCAATAACTTTACAACCTAATTCAACTACCGGTCGGTTTAACAACTTTATGATCCAACCCAACTATAAGACGGTTTATGGTAGAATCTCGTTAAACTATCAGATCGGTCCGATTCTAAAAATACTGCATATAACCAACAACAAGAAGACATTATCAATGAACAATAAAAACCAGTCAAAAGTATTTTGTAGGAACAGTCAGAGAATTTGCCGAATTGGTTAAAATCTATTATCTGTTGATTCCTCAGAGAGACACAGAAACAAAAACTACAATACATAAAAAAAAAAAAAAAAAAAACTGCAATACAAAACACATCCCAATAAAATTAAAATGAAAAACTCAAATACAAATCTTTAAACATCAAACCCCATTCTTTTCACTCGTTAATTCGGTTTCTGTCCAACCAATCCACACTCTTACGTGCTCTCTCCATCGGCTGAGACTTATCTCTGTATATGTCCACACTCCTCCTTGACCTCTCCATTTCCTCAAACGGAATCTTCAGCTTCTCAGGTCTCTCTATGTGGCTCAGCTTGTATCCCTGAAACTTCAGCCTGTCCACGCTTTTCCTCGGTTTTTCTCTTCCGTCCTTGCTCTTCTTCGGTGCATCTACGCTATGCCGAGAAGGGTGTTCGCACCCTCCTTCCATGCTTCTTCTTGAGAAAGAACTGTTCCTTTTTGATGCGGATTTCTCCACAGCGCTCACAAACTTCTTGAGATGGCCAATGTACTCGGGGAAGAGTTCGAGATCACAGTGGTTACCGCCTTTGAGCCATAACGGTTCGTATTTCTCTTGGCAGAGTTCCCAGAGCTGCTTCCCGTGCGAGAAGTCAACCACATCATCCGCTGTTCCCTGCACATCGAGAAGCTTTCACCATACTGAAGATGATTGAACAAAGGGTCCCATACCATACAAGAAAGAAGGGAAACTTACATGGATCACGAGGACAGGACACCTCACCAGCGAGATCTTGTCAATGTTCTGAAGAAGATGATCAAACAAAAAGGTGTCAAAGTAAGAAACATTATGTATAGAAACCAAAAAGGGTATATGATGCTTACCTTGTATATGTCAAACCAATAAGTTCGCTTAACGGAATACATGACTCTAAGTCCAGAAAGAATTGGACTATGAAGAATGGAAGCTCTTAGTCGAGGTAAACGTGCAGCTAAATCGACGGTCGGACCACTACCAACAGATTGACCGTATAGGATAATGTTCTCCTGCTTCGCTCCATAATTCTCTTCCAGACATTTGTAAGCAGCTTCGATATCAGCATAAGTATTTTGCTCGCTGGGCTGCAACAAACCCGAGCTTTGTATGGGTGGACCAACAATATTTGAATGGTAGAACTAAAGAGAGCCTTAGGATGTGTAGTTACTCACCTTCCCTGATGATTGGCCATACCCTGAATAGTCATACCTGTAAACACCACAACATATTTAGAGGAGTTTAATAAGTAGAAACTGTGAGCTTACGGAAGTAAATCCTAGTATATTCCATCCAGTTCATTTTAAGACAAGACAGAACAACAAGGTTAATAGTTTATGGTTTGTATGAGCCAGAAAGGTGTTTCATCAAAGAGTTACATTTTGGCATTTCAATACTTTGCCTTCACAAACAGATCTGAAATGTCCAGAAATTTTAAGTTTTTTGCCCAAAGACCATTTGATGTCAACAACACAACCAAAACATCAGACTCAAACCCTAAACCCTAAACCTCAAAACTGCTTTTTTGTCCCCTTTGATCTCGATTAATTAAGAACTAATCATAAAGACAAAATCTTCCATAAACAACAAGACTCTTCCATAAACACTAAAATCCACTTAATTCAACCAAAAACCTTAAGCAGAGTTCAGCGATGAGATTATCAGCATTGAGAGCACACAACAACTATTCTAGATTCTGCATCTGGAAGGTTCAAATCTACTTGAACAAAACCCAGAAAACAGAGCAATTAAAAAAAAAAAAATCAAAACTTTCTCAGAAAGATCTGTACTAGTAAATTCAAATCCAGCTTCAGTATCAGCAAGAGAATACAAAAGAAAAAAAAAAAAAAAAAAAAGGAACTAACCCCATCAAATTGACGCGGAGGTGAATACTAAGCTCGATGAAGAGCTCGTACATCTGACCAATATCAGCAGCATTCCCGTGCGAATACAGAAGAGTCGTAACGGCCATAGGGTACCTGATGTACATGGCCACGATCTCGGTGCCACGGCGCGTGGGGAGACGCAAAACGTCGACGTTTTCTCGGTGGGGAAAAGGGTCCATGAGCAGAAGCTCCGTTGCTTCGTCTCTGATGATCTTGTACGACGGCGGATTCGGCGGAAAGAAGGCTAATTTCGCCGCCATTGAAGATGTCACACCTCCCATATCTCCAAGTTAAGTCCTTTCCTCTGTCTCTCTCTCTGTAAGTCTGTAAAGTGTATAATAATAATAATAAGTGAAGAAGTAGTAGCTGGAGTTGTTTCAGAGAAGAAGACGAAGCTGGTGATGATTGCTATGAAACATTCCTTCTCTTTCTTTTTTTCTTTTTTCTTTTTTTAGAGAGACGACGGGGCTGATGACCGGTCACCGATTTGAACCTTCTTCATATTCTTGTTTTCAACGTAAACATTTTTGATCTTATTTTTTCAAAAAAGTTTAAAACTTTATTATTTTCGATAACTAAAATGGGGATCTTGTCTGTATTGAGACTCTAAAAACAAAACCCTTGTTCCGGAATTTATTTATTTTTAATATTAACATTTTTACATCTTTCAACATATAAATTAACAAACTCAAATTTATTTCCATTAGTTCATTTCACTATTCGCAATTATTTTTATATGTTACAGGGAGTATATTCTAACTGTATATTTAATTTAGCTTAAGAGAAAAAAATTAGAATGCTATTTTGTAGTAAAAAATATGTAATAATTCTAACCTACGAGTTATCCTAGTGCTTAGCCTTATTAACTCATGACTCATGAGAGCATGTGTGATTCACATGGATAAACATCATGGAGTCCATTACAAGTAAAAAAAGATTCTAAAGTCACAAGTTTGTGCAGCTAGATTTGTTTTCTGCAATATGGTTTAAGATTGTGTTTTTAATATGAAAGAAAAGAACTTTTGGGGCTACTAATCAAAAAATTTAAGATACGTGTAATGACAGGTTGTAGGGTTTGAAGGTACACGTGGATGGTTGGTTGCCCTTGAAAGAATTTACTGGCAGCATCATGGGTTAGGAGGATGGGCACCAATCATCCATCCCTCCAACCTTTTCTTTTTGCCGTCAAAGTTTTTTTATATACATCCTCTCTGTTTTCTTTGTCAACTATAATAAGTCTTATTATGTAGCTTTCTTAAATTTAAAACGATCAACGTCGATGAAGATCTCATAGGCAAGTTGGCTACTCTACTTTGTTTTATGACATTAGTAAGATTCGACCATCCTTTCTTACATGCAACAAAGATGGTTTAATGGGATATAAAGAGTAAAACGATTAGCATTTAACTAATGGTTCCTTAGTTAGGACCAGTCAGGCAGTCATCGTCACTTTCTACCTAGGACACATACCTTATTTCCTAATGTTGCATACTTGCATAGGTTCAGTAAGTAGAAATAAATTGTCTCCATGGGCGCTTAGCATTGTCTTTAGAATTAGTTTTATTCAGAATGTACAATTCAAAGCTGGTTTCGTTCTCCCGTGATTTTGACGAGATTTGTAACCTAATAAAAAAATAATTCAATAATAATAAAACGTTGGTGATGGATCCAAAATTAATTAATAGAGGAAGGCAAAGAGACAAGCGTGAAAACTAATGGAGATGACTGGTCGAGAAGCTAAGGGCCGAGGTTGGGATAAGAGAGATTGGAAGAAAGTTCCAAGAGAAGAAGATCTGACCGAGAAATGAATCATCAATGTCGCTCTATTCCCATACACTTTGTTTCCTCTTCTTTTTCTTGTTGTAATTATCTTCTTCTTCTTTTTTCATCTATTCTTTCTTATGATGTTAGGCTGTTGTTACACATGCATGGATATATGGACCATTCATTCTTTTGTATCTCAACAAATGTTGCATTTCCATATTCTGGTAAAGCGACTTAATTAACGAGCACGATTGAGACTTTTTAGCTCATTGTTTTTTTTTGTTAGTTTAGCTTAATTACCTATCTTAGTTTAGCTAACGTCTTCCTTTGTCCTAGCTTAGTTTAGATATCTCACATTCTCTAATTAAGACTCGGCTCATTTTAATAATAGTATATATGAGCTCTAGGGTTAGCTCTAAGGTTAGTGACCGAGAGAAAGTAAGAAGGACTGGGCGGACATAATTTGGTTTAAAGGAGGTGTTCCTAAACATGCTTTCCATATGTGGACAGCTCAACTGGAAAGACTCCCTACAAAAACAAAAATAGCATCATGGGGCTTAAACACTTCTTTATCTTGTGCTGTATGTCTGATAGGGATTGAAACAAGAGACCATGTACTGCTTCATTGTGGTTTTGCTGCAGAGAAATGGAGAGCTGTCTTCTCCAAGTTGGACCAGTACCAACCGCCGTGCACTACGTGGGCTGAGCTTCTGTCTTGGACAAGAAGATCAACTGTTCCAGCGCCTTCGCTTCTCCGCAAGGTGGTCGTCCAGTCCGTTCTATACAACATTTGGCGCCAGAGGAATAATGTGATTCACAACCACATTTTAGTCCCCGCGAGAACTACTTTCAGAGTCATCGACCGAGAAGTGCGCAACATACTTTTCGCGAGGAGGAAGAGACGGAAGTTCAAAAACCTACTCATCTGTTGGCTTGCTTAAGTCTGTAGTTACCTATTGATCTGAAACAATCTTAATACTTCCTTGTTTTTATTTCTTTTTGCCTTGGAAGCATCCTCTTTAAGAATGTTAGTTGTAACTTCCTCTTTTCATTTATATGATATTAACAGTTTTAGCAAAAAAAAAAAAAAAAGTACACCGCAGCGTAGCCATGCATGTGTGGTCTATTATATTTAGAACTTTTTAAATGATAAAATTTTAAGAGCTGGGTTTTTAAAGCCTCCAGTTATGAAACAACTTTTAGGCTCATCGCATATTGGACAAGAACATAGCACCTTCATCTTTGATTGCCTTAACCATCCGATACCGCAATGTGATATCGAACAATATCTAACCCCACGGGTGATATGAGTCAGAGGATTAAATGCATTTCTTCTCCTCCAAGCATCATAGGAACAAATCCGACTTCGACATGACTAATGGTATGAATGGGATAAATAATCCTTTGTTCTTTTTGTTAGCTTGTAGAAAGATTGTTCAGAAAACAAGGCAGTGAGGTAATATGAAGTGATAAAGGATTATAACTATGAGCGACCACTTACTGGTGAAGACACACTAGCGACCATTTATTAATTCCTTTACTCTGCTCTATTGTTTCCTTCACTACGTACTTAATGCCAAGAACTGTTTCCTTCACTAGTTACTTATGCCAAGAATTGTTCTTGTGGTCCTAACTAGGAGGAATACTGAACGGTATATGGAATACTAGAGTACTATTTAAAATCTATTATCATTTTAGTTTATTCTATGTGATTTTACATCTGACTTAGAGAGAGTGTCGCAGTTGTCTGTAATTCATGTAAACGTTAAATCTGATGCATTTTCTAAAGAAAAAATTGACATAGGAATGAAAATCAAGAGGTTTCGTACTAAAAGCATCACACAACCCACAAGCGATCATATACCTTTCACAAATTGTTTGTTTCTGTTATTACATCTACTGTTGCATGCATATACAACTATTTCAGTTTATTCTCTCTTTCAAAAACGTTTCTTTGTTTTAGCTTTGAATAAGTATCAAAACACACAGGACAAATAATAATTAAGCTGACCTGCAATAATCTGCAGCATCCGACTTATCTCATGGACAGCAAGAGTATGAATTCAGCCTAAATCTTGGTGAACCAGCTCATTCACACCGTTGAGTTTGTGACTGGAGCTATTTCCAACACTGATTATCTTTGTTTATGGGCCCTCATTAAAGACACCAAACACTTGCTCACATATAAACTAGACTCATCATGTAACTGTTAAAAGCATGTTTATTAACATCTAGTTCTTTTAGGTTGAATCTCTTAGCATAATATAAGATACGGTCTCTTAGCTTTTAACTAAAAAAACTAAAAGACGTTTCTTAAATAAGAAACAATACCTTATGGGTCAGATTGGTAAGGGTTGTAGCTTTAAAATTTTTGCTGTATAAAAAAATCTGTAGATTTTCTGCTGTGGCTTTAGATTTTATTGCTGTAGAATTTTATGGAAAGCACTAAAAAATTGTTTTGGATATTTGGCTCTGTAGAGCACTTGTACAGCTGTAGGTTATTTCAAGAGCTGTGGTTTTAAAAAAAAATTTAAAGCTTGATTGCTCTGAATTTGGTGCTTTAGAAATAAATAGGGATGTGGACAACACCTACAACAACTACCAATCACCCCCCAATTACGGTGAGATACCTAAGACCTGCAATAAATATGCTCTAAACCTTAAATAATTGGGTTGTGACTAAAGCTGTTATTTTGATTTGACTTATGAGTAAGTGGCCATACCACTGAACATCGATATAAATGACTCCATGCATTATTTGTGTTTTTTTTGTTACCTCAGCTATGCTAACATTGAAGTTGCACAACATAAAGCAGATTCTCCTAAATTTGAACATATTGTCCTTTTGTGAGATGCATTTCTTCCTCTTTGGCTATAAGAAACAGAATTATCACTACCCTCAAACCATACAAATAAACACAGAGAAAAAAAAACAGAGAGAAGAAAATGAGTAGGATTTGTAGATTTTTTGGTTAGTGAGGTTGAAACAATCTTCAAGAATGTCGTGAGAGTTTCAAACAGAGGGGCAAGAGGGCAACCATGTACAAAGCTGAAGCTAACTATGTGAAGTATGGTAATCCCATAATTAGCTTATATTTTGGTATTGGCTAAGACTAGATTCTACATATATGCCTGACTTCACATAGTCAGCTCCAGCTATGTACATGGTTCCCATTCTACCACTTTGTTTGGCATCTCTCCCGCTGTGTACATTATTCTAGCTGTTTGTTTGCTTTTGCAATTTCATACCATAATTTAGCCCGTACATCTGACCAATATCAGCAGCGTGCGAACACAGGAGTTATGATGTTCACGATCGTTCCCATCTTTGTCCCACATTATCTTGTTTTGGAATTTTATTCTAAAGTAAAAAATCCAACAGTCACTTAACACGTTGACAAAGGAGAAGCGTACGAGGAAGAGAATGATGAGCTCTGGTCTCAGAATGTCTTGATAAACTAACTTAGTTTAGCTATATCTCACGTCGTCTTAATGTCCTTAGTTTAGATATCTCACATTCTCTAAGACCATCTCCAACCCACCCCTATTTCTATCACTATATTTTCCCTTAAAATAGAGAAACTCTATTATAGAGGTGAAAATGCTCCAATGTATGCCTCTATAATAGAGTTTCTCTATTTATAGAGGAAAATATAGAGATATGATATTTCTACCTCTAAATATAGAGGCAAAAAGTAACTTTACTCTATATTTTCCTCTAAAATAGAGAAACTCTATTATAGAGACTAGGAAACAAATCCGCGCGATTCGCGCGGACGATCAAATTCCTTACTAAAAATAAAAATTATTCAATATTAATGGAATATATATTTAATATTTAATAATTATAGTTATATTTATTTTTTTTTAATATTTTTTATTTTTTTTAATTTAAATATTTAATACATTAGTTAAAATAATAAGATTTAATAACCGAAGAATGAGAATTTAAATGTATATAACATATGAACTTTGGTTGTTCAACTTAGGGGAAAATAGATATACATAGTTATCAAACGATCTAAATATATGTTTTTACAAACCTGTTTACTTAAATAATATACCAATTNNNNNNNNNNNNNNNNNNNNNNNNNNNNNNNNNNNNNNNNNNNNNNNNNNNNNNNNNNNNNNNNNNNNNNNNNNNNNNNNNNNNNNNNNNNNNNNNNNNNNNNNNNNNNNNNNNNNNNNNNNNNNNNNNNNNNNNNNNNNNNNNNNNNNNNNNNNNNNNNNNNNNNNNNNNNNNNNNNNNNNNNNNNNNNNNNNNNNNNNNNNNNNNNNNNNNNNNNNNNNNNNNNNNNNNNNNNNNNNNNNNNNNNNNNNNNNNNNNNNNNNNNNNNNNNNNNNNNNNNNNNNNNNNNNNNNNNNNNNNNNNNNNNNNNNNNNNNNNNNNNNNNNNNNNNNNNNNNNNNNNNNNNNNNNNNNNNNNNNNNNNNNNNNNNNNNNNNNNNNNNNNNNNNNNNNNNNNNNNNNNNNNNNNNNNNNNNNNNNNNNNNNNNNNNNNNNNNNNNNNNNNNNNNNNNNNNNNNNNNNNNNNNNNNNNNNNNNNNNNNNNNNNNNNNNNNNNNNNNNNNNNNNNNNNNNNNNNNNNNNNNNNNNNNNNNNNNNNNNNNNNNNNNNNNNNNNNNNNNNNNNNNNNNNNNNNNNNNNNNNNNNNNNNNNNNNNNNNNNNNNNNNNNNNNNNNNNNNNNNNNNNNNNNNNNNNNNNNNNNNNNNNNNNNNNNNNNNNNNNNNNNNNNNNNNNNNNNNNNNNNNNNNNNNNNNNNNNNNNNNNNNNNNNNNNNNNNNNNNNNNNNNNNNNNNNNNNNNNNNNNNNNNNNNNNNNNNNNNNNNNNNNNNNNNNNNNNNNNNNNNNNNNNNNNNNNNNNNNNNNNNNNNNNNNNNNNNNNNNNNNNNNNNNNNNNNNNNNNNNNNNNNNNNNNNNNNNNNNNNNNNNNNNNNNNNNNNNNNNNNNNNNNNNNNNNNNNNNNNNNNNNNNNNNNNNNNNNNNNNNNNNNNNNNNNNNNNNNNNNNNNNNNNNNNNNNNNNNNNNNNNNNNNNNNNNNNNNNNNNNNNNNNNNNNNNNNNNNNNNNNNNNNNNNNNNNNNNNNNNNNNNNNNNNNNNNNNNNNNNNNNNNNNNNNNNNNNNNNNNNNNNNNNNNNNNNNNNNNNNNNNNNNNNNNNNNNNNNNNNNNNNNNNNNNNNNNNNNNNNNNNNNNNNNNNNNNNNNNNNNNNNNNNNNNNNNNNNNNNNNNNNNNNNNNNNNNNNNNNNNNNNNNNNNNNNNNNNNNNNNNNNNNNNNNNNNNNNNNNNNNNNNNNNNNNNNNNNNNNNNNNNNNNNNNNNNNNNNNNNNNNNNNNNNNNNNNNNNNNNNNNNNNNNNNNNNNNNNNNNNNNNNNNNNNNNNNNNNNNNNNNNNNNNNNNNNNNNNNNNNNNNNNNNNNNNNNNNNNNNNNNNNNNNNNNNNNNNNNNNNNNNNNNNNNNNNNNNNNNNNNNNNNNNNNNNNNNNNNNNNNNNNNNNNNNNNNNNNNNNNNNNNNNNNNNNNNNNNNNNNNNNNNNNNNNNNNNNNNNNNNNNNNNNNNNNNNNNNNNNNNNNNNNNNNNNNNNNNNNNNNNNNNNNNNNNNNNNNNNNNNNNNNN
This sequence is a window from Brassica oleracea var. oleracea cultivar TO1000 chromosome C1, BOL, whole genome shotgun sequence. Protein-coding genes within it:
- the LOC106324248 gene encoding alpha/beta hydrolase domain-containing protein 17B: MGGVTSSMAAKLAFFPPNPPSYKIIRDEATELLLMDPFPHRENVDVLRLPTRRGTEIVAMYIRYPMAVTTLLYSHGNAADIGQMYELFIELSIHLRVNLMGYDYSGYGQSSGKPSEQNTYADIEAAYKCLEENYGAKQENIILYGQSVGSGPTVDLAARLPRLRASILHSPILSGLRVMYSVKRTYWFDIYKNIDKISLVRCPVLVIHGTADDVVDFSHGKQLWELCQEKYEPLWLKGGNHCDLELFPEYIGHLKKFVSAVEKSASKRNSSFSRRSMEGGCEHPSRHSVDAPKKSKDGREKPRKSVDRLKFQGYKLSHIERPEKLKIPFEEMERSRRSVDIYRDKSQPMERARKSVDWLDRNRINE